In the Aneurinibacillus soli genome, one interval contains:
- the cobM gene encoding precorrin-4 C(11)-methyltransferase → MKVYIIGAGPGDPDLITVKGLKLLQAADVVLWADSLVNEELVAKAKPDAEVIKTAGMTLEEMVEIMTERTKEGKSVVRVHTGDPAVYGAILEQMVLLKKNGVDYEIVPGVSSVFAAAAAVGAELTVPELTQTLILTRAEGRTPVPEREKLRDLASHHCTIALFLSATLIKKVVGEFLDAGWTPDTPVAVVYRASWPDQKIVHSTLETLDDDMRANGIRSQAMILAGWALDPNITAEDRFRSKLYDKEFTHRFRRGIPSS, encoded by the coding sequence ATGAAAGTATACATTATCGGGGCAGGACCGGGCGACCCGGATTTAATTACGGTAAAGGGACTTAAGCTATTACAGGCAGCAGACGTTGTTTTGTGGGCAGATTCCCTTGTTAATGAAGAGCTGGTCGCAAAAGCGAAACCAGATGCAGAAGTAATCAAAACAGCTGGCATGACGCTCGAAGAAATGGTCGAGATCATGACTGAACGTACGAAAGAAGGCAAATCTGTCGTACGTGTCCATACAGGTGACCCGGCTGTATACGGCGCCATCCTAGAACAGATGGTGCTCTTGAAGAAAAACGGCGTAGACTATGAAATCGTGCCAGGTGTCAGCTCCGTATTTGCGGCAGCGGCAGCGGTCGGTGCGGAACTGACCGTACCAGAGCTAACCCAAACGCTCATCCTGACACGAGCAGAAGGACGGACACCAGTGCCGGAGCGAGAAAAACTGCGTGATCTTGCGTCTCATCATTGTACGATTGCCTTGTTCCTGAGTGCAACACTAATCAAAAAAGTAGTTGGGGAGTTCCTCGATGCGGGCTGGACACCGGATACACCGGTTGCCGTCGTATACCGTGCGAGCTGGCCGGATCAAAAAATCGTCCATTCCACACTGGAAACACTCGACGACGATATGCGGGCGAACGGCATCCGTTCCCAGGCGATGATTCTCGCGGGCTGGGCGCTTGATCCGAATATTACGGCTGAAGATCGCTTCCGTTCAAAGCTGTATGATAAGGAGTTTACACATCGTTTTCGCCGGGGGATTCCATCATCATGA
- the cobI gene encoding precorrin-2 C(20)-methyltransferase gives MSKMATGILYGVGVGPGDPELITVKAYRLMKESPVIAYPRKRKGSKSYAYQIVENYIDQSQKEMLGLVFPMTKDPDILEREWTQTVEAVYERLAQGKDVAFVTEGDPMLYSTFIHMMRLMQEKHPEVRIVSIPGISSVNGAASRLGLPLADGDEHVAIIPATADRDEMKQALISHDCVVFIKVAKVIDVMIDVLGELDLLPNASVITKVTSGEEIVWNNVAELKGLELEYLTLMVVRK, from the coding sequence ATGAGTAAGATGGCAACAGGTATATTATATGGGGTCGGTGTTGGACCGGGCGACCCGGAACTGATTACGGTGAAGGCGTATCGCTTGATGAAAGAATCTCCGGTTATTGCCTATCCGCGCAAGCGCAAGGGCAGCAAAAGCTATGCTTATCAAATTGTTGAGAACTACATTGATCAGTCGCAAAAAGAAATGCTTGGTCTGGTGTTTCCGATGACGAAAGACCCGGATATTCTGGAGCGGGAGTGGACGCAAACGGTAGAAGCGGTGTATGAGCGTCTAGCTCAGGGCAAAGATGTTGCGTTCGTAACAGAAGGCGACCCGATGCTGTACAGCACATTCATCCATATGATGCGTCTGATGCAAGAGAAGCATCCAGAAGTACGCATCGTATCCATACCGGGAATTTCCTCGGTGAATGGTGCCGCGTCTCGTCTTGGTCTGCCGCTTGCAGACGGGGATGAGCATGTCGCGATTATTCCAGCAACAGCGGATCGGGATGAGATGAAACAAGCACTTATTAGCCATGACTGTGTTGTGTTTATTAAAGTTGCTAAAGTGATTGATGTCATGATTGATGTACTCGGAGAACTTGATCTGTTGCCGAATGCATCTGTGATTACAAAGGTAACGTCAGGTGAGGAAATCGTCTGGAATAACGTGGCGGAACTTAAAGGGCTTGAGCTTGAATACTTAACGTTAATGGTGGTGCGAAAATAA
- the cbiE gene encoding precorrin-6y C5,15-methyltransferase (decarboxylating) subunit CbiE — protein sequence MQQVIKVIGIGDSGVESLLPLYRTWVEESELLVGGERHLSFFPDYTGEKLAVKGGLAALVERIRESGKKTVVLASGDPLFYGIGSYLAKKLPVEVYPGLSSVQEAFARMQESWQDCTFLSVHGRSMRGLAQKIDGREKVCVLTDETNSPAVIAEYLLSFGMTEYRAFVAENLGGADERTGWYTLEEMAEQEFAPLNVVVLKRTVPGPVWPLGVPDEEFAQRKPDKGLITKKEVRILSLAALGLRSDSTVWDIGTCTGSMAIEAARICRDGQVFAIEKNEADLENCRTNMKKFRTDFVTIHGKAPQGIEEFADPDAVFIGGSGGEMKELLHICCTRLKQGGRIVLNAATIETLYEAMKTFADEGFETAVTLTQISRSKPILHMNRFEGLNPIYIITAKHREDE from the coding sequence GTGCAGCAAGTAATTAAAGTCATCGGAATCGGAGACAGCGGGGTAGAAAGTTTACTTCCGTTGTATCGGACATGGGTTGAGGAGAGCGAGCTGCTTGTTGGCGGGGAACGCCACCTGTCGTTTTTTCCAGACTATACAGGTGAGAAGCTGGCGGTCAAAGGCGGGCTTGCCGCACTTGTAGAGCGAATTCGGGAATCTGGAAAAAAAACAGTCGTGTTGGCATCCGGTGACCCGCTATTCTATGGCATCGGATCATACCTGGCAAAGAAGCTTCCTGTTGAGGTTTATCCGGGTCTTAGTTCGGTTCAAGAAGCATTCGCTCGCATGCAGGAAAGCTGGCAGGACTGTACATTCCTCAGTGTGCACGGTCGCAGCATGCGCGGATTAGCACAGAAAATTGACGGACGTGAGAAGGTATGTGTACTGACGGATGAGACGAACAGTCCAGCCGTTATTGCGGAGTACTTGCTATCGTTTGGCATGACCGAATACCGGGCTTTTGTGGCGGAGAATCTTGGAGGCGCTGATGAGCGCACGGGCTGGTATACGCTCGAGGAGATGGCGGAACAGGAATTCGCACCGCTCAATGTCGTTGTATTGAAGCGTACGGTACCGGGTCCCGTGTGGCCGCTTGGTGTTCCAGACGAAGAATTTGCGCAGCGCAAGCCGGATAAAGGACTCATTACGAAGAAAGAAGTGCGTATACTCAGTCTCGCGGCGCTCGGTCTGCGATCAGACAGTACGGTATGGGACATCGGCACGTGCACAGGCTCAATGGCGATTGAGGCGGCCCGTATTTGTCGGGACGGTCAGGTGTTTGCGATTGAGAAGAATGAAGCCGATCTTGAGAACTGCCGAACGAATATGAAGAAGTTCCGAACGGATTTTGTAACGATACACGGGAAGGCGCCGCAGGGGATAGAAGAATTCGCTGACCCGGATGCGGTGTTTATCGGTGGCAGTGGCGGCGAGATGAAAGAGTTGCTACACATCTGTTGTACCCGTCTGAAGCAGGGAGGACGCATCGTACTGAACGCAGCGACGATTGAGACGCTGTATGAAGCGATGAAAACTTTTGCAGACGAAGGATTCGAAACAGCGGTGACATTGACGCAGATCTCACGCAGTAAGCCTATTTTACATATGAATCGGTTTGAGGGATTGAACCCGATCTATATCATAACCGCGAAGCATAGAGAGGATGAGTAA
- a CDS encoding cobalt-precorrin-5B (C(1))-methyltransferase, protein MTAQEEKPLRHGYTTGANATAATKAALLSLLEKRAVTDVEILLPIGDRVSFVMDQVTLADGYAVAEVIKDGGDDPDATHQARIVATVSWRNEPGIELDGGVGVGRVTKPGLPVPVGEAAINPVPRRMIMETAEEVLAEYGINRGIRIIISVPDGEEIAKKTLNARLGILGGISILGTRGTVVPFSTAAFKASIARAVRVAIACGCDHLIITTGGRSEKYAIQELYPDYPEEAFIEMGDFVGFTLKMCRNFGAKKVTLVGMMGKFSKVAQGVMMVHSKSAPINFGFLAEVAARAGVSEEMVTQVQKANTASEVGDMMREKGNTAFFSELCRAICESSLREAEETFDVEAVLITMKSELLGRELVECSK, encoded by the coding sequence ATGACGGCACAGGAGGAAAAGCCGCTCCGACACGGCTATACAACAGGGGCAAATGCAACAGCGGCTACGAAAGCGGCTCTCCTCTCTCTGCTGGAAAAACGTGCGGTAACGGACGTGGAGATTCTGCTTCCGATAGGAGACCGGGTCTCGTTCGTGATGGATCAGGTGACGCTTGCTGATGGATATGCGGTAGCGGAAGTGATCAAAGACGGGGGAGATGATCCCGATGCCACGCATCAAGCACGTATTGTTGCGACTGTCAGTTGGCGGAACGAGCCTGGTATCGAACTGGATGGAGGAGTTGGGGTAGGCCGGGTAACGAAGCCTGGTCTGCCGGTTCCGGTCGGGGAAGCAGCGATTAATCCGGTACCGCGTCGTATGATTATGGAGACAGCAGAGGAAGTACTAGCGGAATACGGGATAAACCGGGGGATTCGCATTATCATCTCGGTTCCGGATGGAGAAGAGATCGCTAAAAAAACGCTGAACGCACGGCTTGGCATTCTTGGTGGGATCTCGATTCTTGGCACGCGTGGTACGGTCGTTCCGTTCTCAACAGCAGCCTTCAAAGCAAGCATTGCCCGGGCGGTACGGGTAGCGATCGCGTGCGGTTGTGATCATCTGATTATTACGACAGGTGGGCGAAGTGAGAAGTATGCCATACAGGAATTGTACCCGGATTACCCGGAAGAAGCGTTCATCGAGATGGGCGATTTTGTTGGATTCACGCTCAAAATGTGCCGGAATTTCGGAGCGAAAAAAGTAACGCTTGTTGGGATGATGGGCAAATTCTCCAAAGTTGCACAAGGTGTTATGATGGTGCATTCCAAAAGTGCGCCCATCAACTTTGGTTTTCTCGCGGAAGTAGCAGCACGTGCCGGTGTGTCGGAAGAGATGGTTACACAGGTACAGAAGGCAAACACGGCTTCTGAAGTAGGCGACATGATGCGGGAAAAAGGAAATACAGCCTTCTTTAGCGAGTTGTGTCGGGCCATCTGTGAATCGTCACTGCGTGAAGCAGAAGAGACTTTTGATGTGGAAGCAGTGCTCATCACGATGAAGAGTGAGCTGTTAGGAAGGGAGCTAGTAGAGTGCAGCAAGTAA
- a CDS encoding precorrin-8X methylmutase has translation MDFHTEFKPLTVQPQEIESKSFEMITEELGEHPFTADQYPVVQRVIHASADFELGRSMVFHRDAIESGIKAIREGRKVVADVQMVQVGISKPRIEKFGGSVHVYISDKDVMEEAKRLNTTRAIISMRKAIKEAEGGIFVIGNAPTALLELIRLVKEGETRPGLVIGVPVGFVSAAESKEELAKMDIPFITNIGRKGGSPVAVAALNALSILAEKRG, from the coding sequence ATGGATTTTCATACAGAATTTAAACCACTGACGGTTCAGCCGCAAGAAATCGAAAGCAAAAGCTTTGAGATGATCACAGAGGAACTGGGCGAGCATCCATTTACCGCTGACCAGTATCCTGTTGTACAGCGTGTTATCCATGCATCGGCTGACTTTGAACTTGGACGCAGTATGGTGTTTCATCGGGATGCGATTGAGTCCGGGATTAAAGCGATCCGTGAAGGACGCAAAGTGGTAGCGGACGTGCAGATGGTACAGGTCGGTATCAGTAAGCCGCGTATCGAAAAATTTGGTGGTAGTGTACACGTGTATATCTCAGATAAGGACGTTATGGAAGAAGCGAAGCGTCTGAATACGACACGGGCCATTATCTCCATGCGCAAAGCCATTAAAGAAGCAGAAGGTGGAATTTTTGTCATCGGCAACGCGCCGACTGCCCTGCTTGAACTTATCCGTCTCGTCAAAGAAGGGGAAACGCGTCCGGGTCTTGTGATCGGCGTTCCAGTTGGATTCGTATCGGCGGCAGAATCCAAAGAAGAGCTAGCGAAAATGGACATTCCATTCATTACGAATATCGGACGGAAAGGCGGAAGTCCTGTTGCCGTTGCAGCACTGAATGCCCTGTCCATTCTCGCGGAAAAGAGAGGCTAA
- the cobK gene encoding precorrin-6A reductase has product MILMLAGTSDARELALRIQGAGYALLTTVVTESAAKSMTEAGIPVRVGRLNADEIAAVVTEQGFQAIVDASHPFAEEASRSALEGAAAAGVPYIRYERQSVEEPTHPLVTVVPDYASAAEEAAQRGGVVMLTTGSKTLQVFVERLRDVPGLTLIARMLPRRDNMEKCEQLGVEQKHIIAMQGPFSKELNSALYRQYGVTLMITKESGKVGSVDEKLEAALELGIPTILIARPKIDYGTVFSEFDAVLATLHTKIGEEII; this is encoded by the coding sequence ATGATTTTGATGTTGGCAGGAACGAGTGATGCGCGGGAGTTAGCACTTCGGATACAGGGTGCCGGGTATGCGCTTCTGACCACGGTTGTGACGGAGAGTGCAGCGAAAAGCATGACCGAGGCAGGTATCCCGGTGCGTGTAGGCCGCCTGAATGCAGACGAGATTGCGGCAGTAGTCACAGAGCAGGGGTTTCAAGCGATTGTGGATGCGAGCCACCCGTTCGCAGAAGAAGCATCGCGTAGTGCACTGGAAGGGGCTGCTGCTGCGGGTGTACCGTACATTCGCTACGAGCGGCAATCCGTGGAAGAGCCGACACATCCGCTTGTAACCGTTGTTCCAGATTATGCATCTGCTGCTGAAGAAGCGGCGCAGCGCGGTGGTGTGGTGATGCTGACAACGGGAAGCAAGACATTGCAGGTGTTTGTCGAGCGATTGCGAGACGTGCCGGGTCTGACGCTTATTGCCCGGATGCTGCCACGCCGTGACAATATGGAGAAGTGTGAGCAGCTGGGTGTAGAGCAGAAGCATATCATTGCGATGCAGGGCCCGTTTTCCAAAGAGTTAAACAGTGCTCTTTATCGACAGTATGGGGTCACTCTCATGATCACAAAAGAAAGCGGCAAAGTTGGCTCTGTGGATGAGAAGTTGGAAGCAGCACTGGAGCTGGGCATCCCAACGATTCTCATTGCCCGGCCAAAGATTGACTATGGAACAGTATTCTCAGAGTTCGATGCCGTACTGGCTACCTTACATACCAAAATTGGGGAGGAAATAATCTAA
- a CDS encoding sirohydrochlorin chelatase gives MDAILFVGHGSRDPQGNEEIAAFVEQIKERIGVPIIETCFLEFAAPDIAQGLAACVERGATKVAVIPMMLLPAGHSKLHIPAAIDVARKQYPHVQFIYGRPIGIHEEVLRIIEERLVETGFDPAQQADDTAVLLVGRGSSDPDANSEVYKLSRLLWERLHVKWVETCFIGVTDPNVEEGITRCLALGAKRVILVPYLLFTGILMKRMEEKLDVFRAQYADQEFVMTAYFGFHEGLKTIFEERAAEALADDVKMNCDVCQYRLFAVEHLDLHHDHDHDHGHHHDHGHHHHHDHHGHHHHDEKESVES, from the coding sequence ATGGACGCAATATTATTCGTTGGCCACGGGAGTCGTGATCCGCAGGGGAATGAGGAAATTGCCGCATTTGTAGAGCAGATCAAAGAACGAATCGGGGTTCCGATTATTGAAACGTGTTTTCTGGAGTTTGCTGCCCCGGATATTGCACAGGGGCTTGCGGCTTGTGTAGAGCGTGGTGCGACAAAAGTAGCGGTCATCCCGATGATGCTTCTTCCAGCCGGACATTCGAAGCTGCATATTCCGGCAGCAATTGATGTGGCACGAAAGCAGTATCCGCATGTACAGTTCATCTATGGGCGCCCAATCGGAATTCACGAAGAAGTACTGCGTATTATAGAGGAGCGGCTGGTGGAGACAGGTTTCGATCCAGCACAACAGGCAGATGATACAGCTGTTCTGCTCGTTGGACGCGGCAGTAGTGACCCGGATGCGAACAGTGAGGTGTATAAGCTGTCTCGTCTGCTTTGGGAACGACTGCATGTGAAATGGGTGGAAACATGCTTTATTGGGGTAACCGACCCGAACGTAGAGGAAGGGATTACCCGCTGTCTGGCACTCGGTGCAAAGCGCGTCATCCTGGTTCCGTATTTACTCTTCACGGGCATCTTGATGAAGCGAATGGAAGAGAAGCTGGATGTATTCCGCGCACAATATGCGGATCAGGAATTTGTGATGACGGCTTATTTTGGATTTCATGAAGGATTGAAGACGATTTTTGAAGAGCGGGCAGCGGAAGCGCTGGCAGATGACGTGAAGATGAACTGTGATGTGTGCCAGTACCGCCTATTTGCGGTGGAGCATCTAGATCTGCATCACGACCATGATCATGATCACGGACATCATCATGACCATGGACACCACCATCATCACGATCATCATGGCCACCATCATCATGATGAGAAGGAGTCGGTCGAGTCATGA
- the cobJ gene encoding precorrin-3B C(17)-methyltransferase, translated as MKRGKLLLIGFGPGSEAHLTMRARTAIEECEVILGYTTYVDLIRGLLRDEQVVMQAGMTEEVGRAQEAVRQAELGKVVGVISSGDAGVYGMAGLVYEVLMEKGWTEADGVEVEVVPGISAINSCASLLGAPIMHDACTISLSDHLTPWELIAKRIDAAGSADFVVALYNPKSGRRTRQIEEAQRILLQYRSPDTPVGLIKSAYRDRQSVVVTTLADMLNHDIGMLTTVIIGNNSTRLYDGKMITPRGYQRKYTLGSEKQTLAPHQRLREENEPWALHSVDEQQGTVEARPAPEQKREQVESLSARALADEALGCLYGAQESIAVASSPSSFVQEQIFEFAVSPGVANKKLSAAQMMLLAGIVGERGSMDYTPDHQFRISLPTANPDEVVSRLREAGLLVLPVGNVITVKACDFCDGEKTDSIPYADEIQALLGGIDVPKEMKIGFNGCGMACYGAVKEDIGIVFRQGKFDLFLGAKTVGRTAHAGQPVAEGIEPVEIVGLLERIIAAYREHGHPNERFHKFFKRIKQIEGFTYEEVPVPVLAEAACGE; from the coding sequence ATGAAACGAGGAAAACTGCTGCTGATTGGATTTGGTCCAGGAAGTGAAGCGCATCTGACTATGCGGGCGCGGACTGCGATTGAAGAATGTGAAGTGATCCTGGGATATACAACATACGTGGATTTGATTCGCGGATTACTGCGAGACGAACAGGTTGTCATGCAGGCTGGGATGACGGAAGAAGTCGGTCGGGCACAGGAAGCGGTGCGCCAGGCGGAGCTGGGCAAAGTAGTGGGCGTAATCTCCAGCGGGGATGCCGGGGTATACGGGATGGCCGGACTCGTCTATGAAGTGCTTATGGAAAAAGGTTGGACGGAAGCTGATGGGGTTGAAGTTGAAGTAGTGCCGGGGATTTCGGCGATTAACTCTTGTGCGTCTCTACTTGGAGCGCCAATTATGCATGATGCGTGTACGATCAGTCTGAGTGATCATCTGACACCATGGGAGTTGATTGCGAAGCGGATTGATGCGGCAGGTTCGGCTGATTTCGTCGTGGCTTTGTATAATCCGAAAAGCGGACGCCGGACGCGTCAGATCGAGGAGGCGCAGCGTATTCTGCTGCAATACCGCTCTCCAGATACGCCGGTCGGACTGATTAAGAGTGCGTATCGTGATCGACAATCAGTTGTTGTAACGACATTAGCAGACATGCTGAACCATGATATTGGAATGCTGACGACCGTAATTATTGGGAATAATTCAACGCGTTTGTATGACGGTAAAATGATCACGCCGCGTGGCTACCAGCGCAAGTATACGCTTGGCTCGGAGAAACAAACGCTGGCACCGCATCAGCGACTGCGGGAAGAAAATGAACCGTGGGCACTGCACAGTGTGGATGAGCAGCAGGGAACAGTAGAGGCACGACCTGCACCTGAACAGAAAAGAGAGCAGGTAGAATCTCTGTCAGCCCGTGCGCTGGCCGATGAGGCGCTCGGATGTTTGTATGGTGCGCAGGAGTCTATTGCTGTTGCATCATCTCCTTCCAGTTTTGTACAAGAGCAGATTTTTGAATTCGCGGTTTCACCTGGCGTGGCGAATAAGAAGCTGAGTGCAGCGCAGATGATGCTGCTTGCCGGGATTGTCGGAGAACGGGGCTCGATGGATTACACGCCGGATCATCAGTTTCGCATCAGCCTGCCAACCGCAAATCCGGATGAAGTCGTTAGTCGTCTTCGTGAGGCAGGACTGCTCGTGCTGCCAGTTGGGAATGTCATTACGGTAAAAGCATGCGACTTCTGTGACGGGGAGAAGACGGATTCGATCCCATATGCAGATGAGATACAGGCGCTGCTTGGTGGAATTGATGTTCCAAAAGAAATGAAAATTGGCTTTAACGGCTGTGGCATGGCGTGCTATGGCGCGGTTAAAGAGGATATCGGTATTGTATTCCGCCAGGGAAAATTCGACCTTTTCTTAGGGGCGAAGACAGTTGGACGGACCGCGCATGCCGGGCAGCCTGTAGCCGAAGGGATTGAACCGGTTGAGATTGTCGGGCTGCTTGAACGAATTATTGCCGCTTACAGAGAACATGGACATCCGAATGAACGATTCCATAAGTTTTTTAAGCGGATCAAACAGATCGAAGGCTTCACCTATGAGGAAGTGCCGGTTCCGGTACTGGCAGAAGCCGCGTGTGGAGAATAG
- a CDS encoding response regulator transcription factor translates to MNKPIRILIADDQTLMREGLKTILELEDDIEVIGTPDDGKKAYEMVAKHHPDLVLMDVRMPVMDGIESTRLIKKQFPETVVLILTTFAEDAYIIEGLANGASGFLLKDIHGDRLISSIRDAACGQLLLPSIIATKLATRLSQLSSQAQHEINTEKLRQEGIEFSAREKEIARLMLKGFSNRQIAKALFISEGTVKNYISIIYSKIGTNERTKAIMYIQTLGIEESDTQ, encoded by the coding sequence ATGAATAAACCCATTCGCATTCTGATCGCTGACGATCAGACATTAATGCGAGAAGGACTTAAAACAATACTGGAATTAGAAGACGATATCGAAGTCATTGGAACACCCGATGATGGAAAAAAAGCATATGAAATGGTAGCCAAACATCATCCGGACCTTGTTCTAATGGATGTACGGATGCCTGTCATGGACGGAATCGAAAGTACACGTCTGATAAAAAAACAATTTCCCGAGACAGTTGTTCTCATTCTTACGACATTTGCTGAAGACGCGTATATCATAGAAGGTCTTGCGAATGGAGCAAGCGGATTCCTGTTAAAAGATATTCATGGTGATCGATTAATTTCTTCGATTCGAGATGCAGCTTGTGGGCAGCTCCTACTTCCTTCCATCATTGCTACCAAACTCGCAACTCGCCTTTCTCAACTTTCTTCCCAGGCTCAGCATGAGATTAATACCGAAAAACTTCGTCAAGAAGGCATCGAATTTTCCGCACGCGAAAAAGAAATTGCCCGTCTTATGCTCAAGGGCTTCAGTAATCGGCAAATTGCCAAGGCCCTGTTCATCAGTGAAGGTACAGTAAAGAATTATATCAGCATTATTTACAGCAAAATCGGTACAAATGAGCGGACAAAAGCCATTATGTATATTCAAACCCTTGGCATTGAAGAATCTGATACTCAGTAA
- a CDS encoding sensor histidine kinase — translation MRQTYTFFSILFILILLSLSLAGCLPSTASHHPAVKQGVLDLRDWNLEQKGTVNLNGEWQFYWRQLRDTPASIPSHFITVPYVWNGYEWNGQKLPGEGYATFIATIRLNPAEKDKLLAFYVPDVYTAYRLLLNGKQISENGVVGTSKQTMKPYYMPRLVYFRPETDTLVLTMQISNFVHKNGGMWNEMLIGDAQTLADWKEHSIIVQALLIASLFILGVYHLTIYAIRRKDLSSFYFGLFSFMLSIRATMQENMFLFQLFPNFNWELSKKIEYIILFLGIAVLCLLIQSLYPQEIKKRVVQIIRIICSFFACIAIVTPASIYTRVASIHYIVMLITIVYLMYVLILAVIRKRPFSYINCFVAIFFMITVALDILYYNQIIPYGNFTTFGLLIFTSVQSINLSITFARGFSQVEQMTEELKELNETLELRVQERTQSLEHSLREVARARAEMSIMEERSRIAGDIHDIVGHTLTTTVIQIEAGKRLISKDLPRALEKLELSQELVRNGLNEIRRAIRIDQEDEEQFVFPGVLYHLVAETEKHTGVKIDTVIEPLPSLTLPQKKFIYHTLKEGLTNGIRHGQSNHFIFTMERRGTMLHLMLKDNGMGASEIQYGFGLTTMQNRAQKLDGQLTVFSEHGKGCRLSVHLPIVQTSK, via the coding sequence ATGAGACAAACTTACACTTTCTTTTCGATCCTGTTCATTCTCATTCTTCTCTCACTTAGTCTCGCAGGCTGTTTACCTTCTACAGCTTCTCACCATCCTGCCGTAAAGCAAGGGGTGCTTGACTTGCGCGACTGGAATCTGGAGCAAAAAGGAACCGTTAATTTGAATGGGGAATGGCAATTTTACTGGAGGCAGCTGCGTGATACACCCGCTTCTATTCCCTCACATTTTATTACTGTTCCTTATGTATGGAACGGATACGAATGGAATGGACAGAAACTCCCCGGTGAAGGCTATGCAACCTTTATCGCAACCATACGACTTAATCCCGCAGAAAAAGACAAACTACTCGCCTTTTATGTTCCTGATGTCTACACGGCTTATCGACTTCTACTTAACGGCAAGCAAATCTCAGAAAATGGAGTCGTCGGGACGTCCAAACAAACGATGAAGCCGTACTACATGCCGCGTCTTGTTTACTTTCGTCCGGAAACAGATACGCTTGTCCTTACCATGCAAATCTCTAACTTCGTACATAAAAATGGGGGCATGTGGAATGAGATGCTGATAGGGGACGCGCAAACACTCGCTGACTGGAAGGAACATAGTATAATCGTTCAAGCTCTGCTTATCGCAAGCTTATTTATTCTCGGTGTTTATCATTTGACGATATATGCCATCCGGCGCAAGGACCTGTCTTCTTTCTATTTCGGACTGTTCTCTTTTATGCTTAGCATTCGTGCTACCATGCAAGAAAATATGTTTTTATTTCAGCTGTTTCCTAACTTTAACTGGGAACTCTCGAAAAAAATCGAATATATCATTCTTTTTCTTGGGATTGCGGTACTTTGTCTGCTCATTCAATCGCTTTATCCGCAAGAAATTAAAAAACGTGTAGTACAAATTATCAGAATTATTTGCTCTTTCTTTGCCTGTATCGCCATTGTGACACCTGCTAGCATTTATACTCGAGTCGCTTCGATTCACTACATTGTCATGCTGATTACGATTGTTTATCTCATGTACGTTCTAATCCTGGCTGTTATTCGTAAACGGCCGTTTAGTTATATCAATTGTTTTGTCGCGATTTTTTTCATGATTACCGTTGCCCTTGATATCCTGTATTACAATCAGATCATTCCATACGGAAATTTCACAACGTTTGGACTGCTAATTTTCACTTCTGTTCAATCGATCAATCTTTCCATCACATTTGCTCGTGGCTTCTCCCAGGTCGAGCAGATGACAGAGGAATTAAAAGAACTCAATGAAACGCTAGAATTACGTGTACAAGAACGAACACAGTCCCTTGAGCATTCCCTTCGTGAAGTTGCCCGAGCACGTGCTGAGATGTCCATCATGGAGGAACGAAGCCGTATTGCAGGAGATATTCATGACATTGTCGGTCATACATTGACGACAACTGTTATCCAGATCGAAGCCGGGAAACGATTAATCTCAAAAGACCTGCCGCGTGCTCTTGAAAAATTGGAACTGTCACAAGAACTTGTACGAAATGGGCTAAATGAGATCCGCCGGGCAATTCGAATTGATCAGGAGGATGAAGAACAATTTGTATTTCCAGGTGTTTTATATCATCTTGTTGCTGAGACAGAAAAACATACTGGAGTAAAAATTGATACGGTGATTGAGCCACTTCCCTCTTTGACACTTCCTCAGAAAAAGTTTATTTATCATACTCTTAAAGAAGGACTAACGAATGGAATCCGTCATGGGCAAAGCAATCATTTTATTTTCACGATGGAACGACGAGGAACCATGTTGCACCTGATGTTAAAAGATAATGGAATGGGAGCCTCTGAGATTCAATATGGGTTCGGCCTAACGACAATGCAGAATCGGGCACAGAAACTGGACGGACAGCTTACTGTTTTTTCGGAACATGGAAAGGGATGCCGCCTGTCTGTGCATCTGCCAATTGTACAGACAAGTAAATAA